One window of the Methanocaldococcus vulcanius M7 genome contains the following:
- a CDS encoding tetratricopeptide repeat protein — MNRKKTPRVDTLEAIANVLRSYRELFEGNLIKSIYYAEKSLELEPDFYMALFLKGLALSAKGEIKEAIDAFEQLLKLESKNPIMWMILGQLYGMSGNCEEALKCYNKALGIENKFPSAFLLKTICLEFLGEYDELLKTYDEILAYTPNFVPMWVKKAEILRKLGKYEEALLCLNRALELKPKDKNALYLKGVLLKRMGRFKEAIECFKKLIDELNVRWIDAIRHAVSLLLLIGDLKDVERYINMGLKIREDDVALWYYKGELYQKLGKLGEALKCYDRVIELQPHYIRALLSKAKIYERQGDLEKAVEYYNKAVENTHKDYDQ, encoded by the coding sequence ATGAACAGAAAAAAAACCCCAAGAGTTGATACGTTAGAGGCAATTGCAAATGTTCTAAGATCATATCGTGAATTATTCGAAGGAAATTTGATAAAATCAATATATTATGCTGAAAAATCGTTAGAATTAGAGCCGGACTTTTATATGGCTTTATTTTTAAAAGGTCTTGCATTATCTGCTAAGGGGGAGATAAAGGAAGCAATAGATGCATTTGAACAACTTTTAAAGTTAGAATCAAAAAATCCAATAATGTGGATGATTTTGGGACAACTTTATGGAATGAGTGGAAACTGTGAAGAGGCATTAAAATGCTACAACAAAGCACTCGGTATTGAAAATAAATTTCCATCTGCTTTCTTATTAAAAACCATATGTTTAGAATTTTTGGGGGAGTATGATGAACTGTTAAAGACATACGATGAAATTTTAGCATATACACCAAATTTTGTTCCGATGTGGGTTAAAAAAGCAGAGATCTTGAGAAAACTTGGAAAGTATGAAGAGGCACTTTTATGCCTCAATAGAGCATTGGAGTTAAAACCAAAAGATAAAAACGCACTATATCTTAAAGGAGTTTTATTAAAAAGAATGGGTAGATTTAAAGAAGCGATCGAATGTTTTAAAAAATTGATCGACGAACTAAATGTTAGATGGATAGATGCAATAAGGCATGCTGTTTCTTTACTACTGCTAATAGGTGATCTAAAAGATGTAGAGAGATACATAAACATGGGTTTGAAGATAAGGGAAGATGACGTTGCTTTATGGTATTACAAGGGAGAACTTTACCAAAAACTTGGAAAATTGGGGGAGGCACTAAAATGCTACGATAGAGTTATCGAATTGCAACCTCACTACATTAGAGCACTGCTCAGTAAAGCTAAAATATATGAAAGACAGGGAGATCTTGAAAAGGCGGTAGAGTATTACAACAAAGCAGTGGAGAACACACATAAAGATTACGACCAGTAA